One Paraburkholderia agricolaris genomic region harbors:
- a CDS encoding HU family DNA-binding protein, with product MNKQELIDAVAGQTGASKAQTGETLDTLLEVIKKSVSKGDAVQLIGFGSFGSGKRAARTGRNPKTGETIKIPAAKTVKFTAGKAFKDAVNKR from the coding sequence ATGAACAAACAGGAACTGATCGACGCCGTCGCAGGACAGACGGGCGCCAGCAAGGCTCAAACCGGTGAGACGCTGGACACGTTGCTTGAAGTGATCAAGAAGTCTGTGTCGAAGGGTGATGCGGTCCAGTTGATCGGCTTCGGCAGCTTCGGTTCGGGCAAGCGCGCAGCACGTACGGGTCGTAACCCCAAGACCGGCGAAACTATCAAGATCCCGGCCGCCAAGACCGTCAAGTTCACGGCTGGTAAGGCGTTCAAGGACGCTGTCAACAAACGCTAA